In Leptidea sinapis chromosome 21, ilLepSina1.1, whole genome shotgun sequence, the following proteins share a genomic window:
- the LOC126970409 gene encoding RNA-binding protein 33-like isoform X2, giving the protein MAQNGYGPTPAGHIGRIPNYGKTQINPMGNVEPPACIQNAMMTKDKKPFTYTPGGLDLSQIRTPSMARRLARQRSNEESDAAHISPPIKNGNTNHGCSAPPPPPPPPPLVIEAPNNKAPKPIVSGERPEIVIPDNPIGMLRKTNSPYHWETEQAEAQRMGPVPKFVEKVPSPLTVKLPQQNYAPPPNNYSRQNNLTNQYSSPDSPLHRPEAQYGNQQSMSPGLNGSPQIREILQRQDSQYNKSPQPFPNQSPLNNSAPYSPTANNHWRQPEKRDSPAKSSPQSPLINSNIVSPNVQSNSPFYSQGSPNNNTFHTLPRVGQRNQDQMSNANIHNSYAKPNMNIDSENIPIQNTNVSPVISNTAPWRTSTLNRYPRETQQSSPNQKADQSQIYKPTWKANDINNNPSQNNNTPCTRDSKHTNQQQYNPPWVNREESSKSQDNTAPWRTQERERSVPTSPPERYQSTISIPISPKKQSAQPDYNNSPNQREVVYVNQEPVYYCPESPNAIPPWVKTQKEKTKTPPPVWCQRPLDGNKVSPRELETPPRDVNQEPEWVRKSNELQKGARDVISPPKYQQSAQPNWSTRPSENRKSIPRDSQPQQTQQQPSRIIPIQMEVSSQETRNQKQPGNQNQPNLRIVIDMKQNQGAQNETNSTAPFSQPTQRIMRVLSPQLVKLDEGADRDLPTLNRRFQDQDSQPKTRIIPIQIEGNGGSNKSFGGRY; this is encoded by the exons ATGGCACAGAACGG ATACGGGCCCACGCCTGCTGGTCACATCGGCAGAATCCCAAACTAtggtaaaacacaaataaat CCAATGGGAAACGTAGAACCACCCGCGTGTATACAGAATGCTATGATGACAAAAGACAAAAAGCCTTTCACATACACTCCGGGTGGGTTAGATCTATCTCAAATTAGAACACCTAGCATGGCCAGAAGATTGGCTCGTCAGCGGTCAAATGAAGAAAGTGATGCAGCACATATAAGTCCCCCGATTAAAAATGGAAATACCAATCATGGATGTTCAGCCCCACCTCCTCCACCACCACCACCCCCTCTTGTTATAGAAGCACCAAATAATAAAGCACCGAAACCCATTGTATCCGGTGAAAGACCAGAAATTGTTATTCCTGACAATCCCATTGGAATGTTAAGAAAAACAAATAGTCCTTATCATTGGGAAACTGAGCAAGCAGAAGCACAAAGGATGGGACCAGTTCCTAAGTTTGTTGAAAAAGTACCAAGTCCTTTAACTGTAAAGTTGCCACAGCAAAACTACGCGCCTCCGCCAAATAATTATTCGAGACAAAATAACTTAACAAACCAGTATTCATCACCTGACAGCCCACTTCATCGTCCGGAAGCTCAGTATGGTAACCAACAATCAATGTCACCAGGTCTTAATGGCTCTCCACAAATAAGGGAAATTTTACAACGTCAAGATTCCCAATATAATAAAAGTCCACAACCGTTTCCCAATCAGTCTCCACTTAATAATAGTGCCCCGTATTCTCCAACTGCCAATAACCATTGGAGACAACCGGAAAAAAGAGATTCTCCTGCAAAATCGAGTCCGCAATCACCATTGATAAATAGCAATATAGTTTCTCCAAATGTGCAATCAAATAGCCCATTCTATAGCCAAGGATCTCCTAACAATAACACTTTTCATACTCTGCCCCGAGTTGGGCAAAGAAATCAGGACCAAATGAGCAATGCTAACATACACAACAGCTATGCAAAGCCCAACATGAATATTGATTCAGAAAATATACCAATCCAAAATACTAATGTTAGTCCGGTTATATCAAATACAGCTCCTTGGCGTACAAGTACATTAAATCGCTATCCACGTGAAACTCAACAAAGCTCTCCCAATCAAAAAGCCGACCAATCGCAAATTTACAAACCCACGTGGAAAGCTAACGATATCAATAATAATCcgtcacaaaataataatactccATGCACTCGTGATAGTAAACATACAAATCAACAGCAATATAACCCACCGTGGGTTAATAGAGAGGAAAGTAGTAAGAGTCAAGATAAtacagcaccctggagaacacAAGAACGAGAAAGATCAGTACCAACTTCACCACCGGAGAGATATCAATCAACAATTTCAATTCCAATATCTCCGAAAAAACAATCGGCTCAACCAGATTACAATAACAGCCCAAATCAAAGAGAAGTAGTCTACGTGAATCAAGAGCCAGTCTACTATTGTCCTGAGAGTCCGAACGCTATACCTCCATGGGTGAAAACAcagaaagaaaaaacaaaaacgcCACCACCAGTATGGTGTCAAAGGCCTTTAGATGGCAATAAGGTATCCCCGAGAGAGTTAGAAACTCCACCAAGAGATGTGAACCAGGAACCTGAGTGGGTTAGGAAAAGCAATGAATTGCAAAAAGGAGCGCGAGATGTTATCAGCCCTCCTAAGTATCAGCAATCTGCGCAACCGAATTGGTCTACACGACCTTCAGAAAATAGGAAAAGTATTCCTAGAGATTCGCAACCACAACAAACGCAACAACAACCAAGCCGAATAATTCCAATACAAATGGAAGTATCAAGTCAGGAAACTAGAAATCAAAAGCAACCAGGAAATCAAAATCAACCTAACCTGAGAATTGTTATTGACATGAAACAAAATCAAGGCGCACAGAACGAAACCAATTCAACAGCGCCATTCTCGCAACCAACTCAAAGAATCATGAGGGTACTTTCACCACAATTAGTTAAATTAGACGAAGGAGCGGATAGAGATTTACCGACATTGAACAGACGTTTCCAAGATCAGGACAGTCAACCGAAAACAAGAATAATTCCCATTCAGATTGAAGGCAATGGTGGCTCAAACAAAAG CTTCGGTGGTCGGTATTAG
- the LOC126970409 gene encoding RNA-binding protein 33-like isoform X1, protein MAQNGYGPTPAGHIGRIPNYGKTQINPMGNVEPPACIQNAMMTKDKKPFTYTPGGLDLSQIRTPSMARRLARQRSNEESDAAHISPPIKNGNTNHGCSAPPPPPPPPPLVIEAPNNKAPKPIVSGERPEIVIPDNPIGMLRKTNSPYHWETEQAEAQRMGPVPKFVEKVPSPLTVKLPQQNYAPPPNNYSRQNNLTNQYSSPDSPLHRPEAQYGNQQSMSPGLNGSPQIREILQRQDSQYNKSPQPFPNQSPLNNSAPYSPTANNHWRQPEKRDSPAKSSPQSPLINSNIVSPNVQSNSPFYSQGSPNNNTFHTLPRVGQRNQDQMSNANIHNSYAKPNMNIDSENIPIQNTNVSPVISNTAPWRTSTLNRYPRETQQSSPNQKADQSQIYKPTWKANDINNNPSQNNNTPCTRDSKHTNQQQYNPPWVNREESSKSQDNTAPWRTQERERSVPTSPPERYQSTISIPISPKKQSAQPDYNNSPNQREVVYVNQEPVYYCPESPNAIPPWVKTQKEKTKTPPPVWCQRPLDGNKVSPRELETPPRDVNQEPEWVRKSNELQKGARDVISPPKYQQSAQPNWSTRPSENRKSIPRDSQPQQTQQQPSRIIPIQMEVSSQETRNQKQPGNQNQPNLRIVIDMKQNQGAQNETNSTAPFSQPTQRIMRVLSPQLVKLDEGADRDLPTLNRRFQDQDSQPKTRIIPIQIEGNGGSNKREYYHRIVLDPPRQSNAFKVLQVITGTHGSDDVQFLEDRNGFSDL, encoded by the exons ATGGCACAGAACGG ATACGGGCCCACGCCTGCTGGTCACATCGGCAGAATCCCAAACTAtggtaaaacacaaataaat CCAATGGGAAACGTAGAACCACCCGCGTGTATACAGAATGCTATGATGACAAAAGACAAAAAGCCTTTCACATACACTCCGGGTGGGTTAGATCTATCTCAAATTAGAACACCTAGCATGGCCAGAAGATTGGCTCGTCAGCGGTCAAATGAAGAAAGTGATGCAGCACATATAAGTCCCCCGATTAAAAATGGAAATACCAATCATGGATGTTCAGCCCCACCTCCTCCACCACCACCACCCCCTCTTGTTATAGAAGCACCAAATAATAAAGCACCGAAACCCATTGTATCCGGTGAAAGACCAGAAATTGTTATTCCTGACAATCCCATTGGAATGTTAAGAAAAACAAATAGTCCTTATCATTGGGAAACTGAGCAAGCAGAAGCACAAAGGATGGGACCAGTTCCTAAGTTTGTTGAAAAAGTACCAAGTCCTTTAACTGTAAAGTTGCCACAGCAAAACTACGCGCCTCCGCCAAATAATTATTCGAGACAAAATAACTTAACAAACCAGTATTCATCACCTGACAGCCCACTTCATCGTCCGGAAGCTCAGTATGGTAACCAACAATCAATGTCACCAGGTCTTAATGGCTCTCCACAAATAAGGGAAATTTTACAACGTCAAGATTCCCAATATAATAAAAGTCCACAACCGTTTCCCAATCAGTCTCCACTTAATAATAGTGCCCCGTATTCTCCAACTGCCAATAACCATTGGAGACAACCGGAAAAAAGAGATTCTCCTGCAAAATCGAGTCCGCAATCACCATTGATAAATAGCAATATAGTTTCTCCAAATGTGCAATCAAATAGCCCATTCTATAGCCAAGGATCTCCTAACAATAACACTTTTCATACTCTGCCCCGAGTTGGGCAAAGAAATCAGGACCAAATGAGCAATGCTAACATACACAACAGCTATGCAAAGCCCAACATGAATATTGATTCAGAAAATATACCAATCCAAAATACTAATGTTAGTCCGGTTATATCAAATACAGCTCCTTGGCGTACAAGTACATTAAATCGCTATCCACGTGAAACTCAACAAAGCTCTCCCAATCAAAAAGCCGACCAATCGCAAATTTACAAACCCACGTGGAAAGCTAACGATATCAATAATAATCcgtcacaaaataataatactccATGCACTCGTGATAGTAAACATACAAATCAACAGCAATATAACCCACCGTGGGTTAATAGAGAGGAAAGTAGTAAGAGTCAAGATAAtacagcaccctggagaacacAAGAACGAGAAAGATCAGTACCAACTTCACCACCGGAGAGATATCAATCAACAATTTCAATTCCAATATCTCCGAAAAAACAATCGGCTCAACCAGATTACAATAACAGCCCAAATCAAAGAGAAGTAGTCTACGTGAATCAAGAGCCAGTCTACTATTGTCCTGAGAGTCCGAACGCTATACCTCCATGGGTGAAAACAcagaaagaaaaaacaaaaacgcCACCACCAGTATGGTGTCAAAGGCCTTTAGATGGCAATAAGGTATCCCCGAGAGAGTTAGAAACTCCACCAAGAGATGTGAACCAGGAACCTGAGTGGGTTAGGAAAAGCAATGAATTGCAAAAAGGAGCGCGAGATGTTATCAGCCCTCCTAAGTATCAGCAATCTGCGCAACCGAATTGGTCTACACGACCTTCAGAAAATAGGAAAAGTATTCCTAGAGATTCGCAACCACAACAAACGCAACAACAACCAAGCCGAATAATTCCAATACAAATGGAAGTATCAAGTCAGGAAACTAGAAATCAAAAGCAACCAGGAAATCAAAATCAACCTAACCTGAGAATTGTTATTGACATGAAACAAAATCAAGGCGCACAGAACGAAACCAATTCAACAGCGCCATTCTCGCAACCAACTCAAAGAATCATGAGGGTACTTTCACCACAATTAGTTAAATTAGACGAAGGAGCGGATAGAGATTTACCGACATTGAACAGACGTTTCCAAGATCAGGACAGTCAACCGAAAACAAGAATAATTCCCATTCAGATTGAAGGCAATGGTGGCTCAAACAAAAG agaGTACTACCACAGGATAGTTCTCGACCCGCCTCGCCAGTCGAACGCGTTTAAAGTGTTACAAGTTATAACTGGCACCCATGGCTCTGATGATGTACAGTTTTTGGAAGACAGGAATGGATTCAGCGATTTATGA
- the LOC126970423 gene encoding uncharacterized protein LOC126970423, translated as MCKSNDLLVAIMHEPFRDIKAEQAQAIQSAIEGAIDAEVCAATSSTDPFRLPSFRGRANHGEGTLKLWCEDTYTVEWLKKTVSKMTSPLPHTRLVVKRQADIPRKVKATMIIPRFSKDENLSMLQTRFAGQNPWYNVRTWSLYHIPEPDESGRVRIVLGIPEADVAELKKRDRRVSYKCGSVYVNFPEEEGKGSEAPKPNPDVAAQPKIPTSTAPEAAPDNRMDVVPEGGQQPSGAAPDATHQKRTDGVSMTATCKEVRTPIETKSRSIDWWQQGAGEVDQTKELEDSLLHSDGSPDRSTSTP; from the coding sequence CCTTCAGGGACATAAAAGCCGAGCAAGCCCAGGCGATACAGTCGGCAATAGAGGGTGCGATAGACGCAGAAGTCTGCGCCGCCACCTCTTCCACTGATCCCTTCAGGCTGCCCAGCTTCAGAGGCAGAGCCAACCATGGTGAGGGTACTCTCAAGCTTTGGTGCGAGGACACTTACACCGTGGAATGGCTTAAGAAGACTGTCTCCAAGATGACTTCACCACTTCCACACACCAGACTCGTGGTCAAACGCCAAGCCGACATCCCTAGGAAAGTCAAGGCGACCATGATCATCCCGAGGTTTTCCAAGGACGAAAATCTTAGCATGCTGCAGACCAGATTCGCCGGGCAGAATCCGTGGTACAACGTCCGCACTTGGAGCTTGTACCACATCCCAGAACCGGACGAAAGTGGTAGGGTGCGCATAGTCCTTGGGATACCTGAGGCAGATGTAGCTGAGCTCAAGAAGCGAGATCGCAGGGTCTCGTACAAATGCGGCTCAGTGTACGTAAATTTCCCCGAAGAGGAGGGTAAAGGCAGCGAAGCACCGAAACCAAACCCGGACGTGGCAGCGCAGCCGAAAATACCAACCTCGACCGCTCCTGAGGCGGCGCCCGACAACCGCATGGATGTCGTGCCGGAAGGAGGGCAGCAGCCCTCAGGTGCAGCCCCTGATGCTACACATCAGAAGAGGACCGATGGTGTCTCTATGACCGCCACTTGTAAAGAGGTTCGGACTCCCATAGAGACCAAATCGCGCTCCATAGACTGGTGGCAGCAAGGGGCCGGGGAAGTGGATCAGACAAAGGAGTTGGAGGACAGTCTACTGCACAGCGATGGCAGCCCAGACCGATCCACCTCAACTCCTTAA